Proteins encoded within one genomic window of Hemitrygon akajei chromosome 13, sHemAka1.3, whole genome shotgun sequence:
- the fgf5 gene encoding fibroblast growth factor 5 has translation MRLHFLLLFVNHAVRFASGHVEQVVSAESLQGTANRSSSAMQSRRSLRNVYQWNRSGPRTGRLYCRVGIGFHLQIQPDGKVSGSHEANLFSILEIFAVSQGIVGIRGIFSNRFLAMSKKGKLHATTKFTEDCNFKERYQENSYNTYASATYKSENGSREWYVALNKCGKVKKGNSPRVKPQHISTHFLPRFKQSEKEKTFKITGKIPEKKAPPKAPKSPPPVKASRKYVNVIKYRPKFRFG, from the exons ATGCGCCTTCACTTCCTCCTCCTCTTTGTGAATCATGCTGTCCGCTTCGCCTCGGGCCACGTCGAGCAGGTAGTGTCCGCAGAATCACTCCAGGGCACTGCAAACCGGAGCTCTTCAGCCATGCAGAGCCGCAGGTCACTAAGGAACGTGTACCAATGGAATAGGTCTGGGCCGCGCACTGGAAGACTCTATTGTAGAGTTGGAATTGGTTTTCATTTACAGATTCAGCCTGATGGCAAAGTCAGTGGCTCGCATGAAGCCAATCTGTTCA GTATTTTGGAAATATTCGCCGTGTCTCAGGGAATAGTGGGAATCCGTGGGATTTTTAGCAACCGTTTTTTAGCGATGAGTAAGAAAGGGAAACTCCACGCAACG ACGAAGTTTACAGAGGATTGCAATTTCAAGGAGCGATATCAGGAGAACAGCTACAACACTTATGCCTCGGCCACGTATAAAAGCGAGAACGGTAGCCGCGAGTGGTACGTGGCTTTGAATAAGTGTGGCAAAGTTAAAAAGGGGAATAGTCCTCGGGTGAAACCTCAACACATTTCGACACATTTCCTTCCAAGGTTCAAGCAGTCTGAAAAAGAAAAGACTttcaaaattactggaaagattccCGAGAAGAAAGCGCCACCCAAAGCTCCGAAATCTCCTCCTCCTGTAAAGGCCAGCAGGAAGTATGTGAATGTTATCAAATACAGGCCAAAATTCCGTTTTGGATAG